A single genomic interval of Amycolatopsis albispora harbors:
- a CDS encoding PadR family transcriptional regulator, translating to MAARGRANPLALAVLTLLNERPMHPYEISGTLRERHKEDSIKLNYGSLYSVVDSLHKRELIASRETVREGRRPERTVYEITPAGVAEMHDWLSDLLANPVKEFAQFEAALSLMPTLPPDEVVPLLEARLRSQVQRKREHDAAAETARKHLPRLFMVEDEFRRALLETEIEFTRNLLRELKSGEFDGLRVWARMHELRASGATPEQFEEDLTTEFPEAVTWLNQPEEN from the coding sequence ATGGCCGCGCGGGGCAGGGCGAATCCGCTGGCGCTGGCGGTGCTGACGCTGCTCAACGAGCGCCCGATGCACCCCTACGAGATCTCCGGCACGCTGCGTGAGCGGCACAAGGAAGACAGCATCAAGCTCAACTACGGCTCGCTGTACTCCGTGGTCGACTCGCTGCACAAGCGTGAGCTGATCGCGTCGAGGGAGACCGTGCGGGAGGGCAGGCGGCCCGAGCGCACGGTCTACGAGATCACCCCGGCCGGGGTGGCCGAGATGCACGACTGGCTCAGCGACCTGCTGGCCAATCCGGTCAAGGAGTTCGCCCAGTTCGAGGCCGCCCTGTCGCTGATGCCCACGCTGCCACCCGACGAGGTGGTGCCCCTGCTCGAAGCACGCCTGCGCAGCCAGGTGCAGCGGAAGCGGGAGCACGACGCCGCCGCGGAAACCGCGCGCAAGCACCTTCCCCGGCTGTTCATGGTCGAGGACGAATTCCGGCGCGCCCTGCTGGAAACCGAGATCGAGTTCACCAGGAACCTGTTGCGGGAGTTGAAGTCCGGCGAGTTCGACGGCCTGCGCGTCTGGGCGCGCATGCACGAGCTGCGGGCGTCGGGAGCGACGCCGGAGCAGTTCGAAGAAGACCTCACCACCGAGTTCCCGGAGGCGGTGACCTGGCTCAACCAACCGGAAGAGAACTGA
- a CDS encoding class I SAM-dependent methyltransferase, with product MAYSFTVDDVAFLRSGAGEAALSACAELPLTDRTRIADVATAKRVVGEHYAAVLETVLLRRKAVTKVDGADRWLFTADALQQASASAVARHRAKRLEGREVHDVTCSIGADLVELAKMASACTGSDLDEVRLEMARHNCAQAGIEAELFQADALRPRDGNAVVVADPARRDSSGRRTWKPEDFAPPLDELAAVYRGRDLVVKCAPGLPPEVAPWADEIELVSLDGQVREACLWAGDAATVSRRASVLRSDGTQWTITDAEPDEVPVAPAGEWIVDPDGAVVRAGLVRHYGARHGLWQLDARIAYLTGDHPPPGVRAFRVLEHGPYQEKSLRAMLRRHEIGRLEILVRGLDVDPDALRRRMKLNGTSEASVVLTRIGRSPFAFLCRAEVIAPE from the coding sequence TTGGCCTATTCCTTCACCGTCGACGACGTCGCCTTCCTGCGCTCCGGCGCCGGGGAGGCGGCGTTGTCCGCTTGCGCGGAACTGCCGCTGACCGACCGCACCCGGATCGCGGACGTGGCCACCGCCAAGCGCGTGGTCGGCGAGCACTACGCGGCCGTGCTGGAAACCGTGCTGCTGCGGCGGAAGGCCGTGACCAAAGTGGACGGTGCGGACCGGTGGCTGTTCACCGCGGACGCGCTCCAGCAGGCGAGCGCGTCGGCGGTGGCCCGGCACCGGGCGAAGCGCCTCGAAGGCCGGGAAGTCCACGACGTCACCTGCTCGATCGGCGCGGACCTGGTCGAACTGGCCAAGATGGCGAGCGCGTGCACCGGTTCGGACCTCGACGAGGTGCGGCTGGAAATGGCGCGGCACAACTGCGCCCAGGCCGGGATCGAGGCCGAGCTGTTCCAGGCGGACGCGTTGCGGCCGAGGGACGGGAACGCCGTGGTCGTGGCGGACCCGGCCCGCCGGGATTCGTCGGGACGCCGCACCTGGAAACCCGAGGACTTCGCGCCACCGCTGGACGAACTGGCCGCCGTGTACCGCGGCCGGGACCTGGTGGTGAAGTGCGCGCCGGGCCTGCCGCCCGAGGTGGCGCCGTGGGCGGACGAGATCGAGCTGGTCTCGCTCGACGGGCAGGTGCGCGAAGCCTGCCTGTGGGCGGGTGACGCGGCGACGGTGTCCCGCCGGGCCAGCGTGCTGCGGTCGGACGGTACACAGTGGACGATCACCGACGCCGAACCGGACGAGGTGCCGGTGGCGCCGGCAGGGGAGTGGATCGTCGATCCGGACGGTGCGGTGGTGCGGGCCGGGCTGGTCCGCCACTACGGCGCGCGGCACGGCCTCTGGCAGCTCGACGCGCGGATCGCCTACCTCACCGGGGACCACCCGCCGCCCGGCGTGCGTGCCTTCCGCGTGCTCGAACACGGGCCGTACCAGGAGAAAAGCCTGCGGGCGATGCTGCGGCGGCACGAGATCGGCAGGCTGGAGATCCTGGTGCGCGGACTCGACGTGGATCCGGATGCGTTGCGGCGCCGGATGAAGCTCAACGGCACCAGCGAAGCGAGCGTGGTGCTCACCAGGATCGGGCGGTCGCCGTTCGCCTTCCTCTGCCGCGCCGAGGTCATCGCGCCGGAGTGA
- a CDS encoding sensor histidine kinase, whose product MPKLHLLLADAVAAALVTAAYFGFQDGGEPFWVVALVVAAIGPPLAVRRWWPLPVLAVVALGSFAALLLDLTREPLLPVSFVLYAVGLLVPAARAIPALVTTLIGTATVLLVASPDSLFGAPVEATVMLWVFLCAAWAAGRAVRVVRAREARREARRAEEALTGERLRIARELHDVVAHSMSLIAVKASVANHVAEQDPGEARDALRIIEETSRGTLTELRRLLGVLRSPDGAELAPAPGIDGLGKLAEHAREAGIDVKLSVDHAELPESLSLSVHRIVQESLTNVVKHAAAKHCEVVISVDEHNVRIEVTDDGRGPGAGSGGHGLLGMRERVMMYGGAFEAGAAPPGGFRVHARLPREVNP is encoded by the coding sequence GTGCCGAAACTCCACCTCCTGCTCGCCGACGCGGTCGCGGCCGCACTGGTCACCGCGGCCTACTTCGGTTTCCAGGACGGCGGCGAGCCGTTCTGGGTGGTGGCGCTGGTGGTCGCGGCCATCGGCCCGCCGCTCGCGGTCCGCCGGTGGTGGCCGCTGCCCGTGCTGGCGGTGGTCGCGCTGGGCTCGTTCGCCGCGCTCCTGCTCGACCTGACCAGGGAACCGCTGCTGCCGGTGTCGTTCGTGCTGTACGCGGTCGGCCTGCTGGTCCCGGCGGCACGGGCGATCCCCGCGCTGGTGACCACGCTGATCGGCACGGCGACGGTGCTGCTCGTCGCCTCGCCCGACTCGCTCTTCGGCGCCCCGGTCGAAGCCACGGTCATGCTGTGGGTGTTCCTGTGCGCGGCCTGGGCCGCTGGACGAGCCGTGCGGGTCGTGCGAGCCCGCGAGGCACGGCGGGAAGCCCGGCGCGCCGAGGAAGCGCTCACCGGCGAACGCCTGCGCATCGCCCGCGAACTGCACGACGTGGTCGCGCACAGCATGAGCCTGATCGCGGTGAAGGCTTCGGTCGCCAACCACGTCGCCGAGCAGGACCCCGGCGAAGCGCGCGACGCGCTGCGGATCATCGAGGAGACCAGCCGCGGCACGCTCACCGAACTGCGCCGCCTGCTCGGGGTGCTGCGCAGCCCGGACGGCGCGGAACTGGCGCCGGCGCCCGGAATCGACGGTCTCGGCAAGCTCGCCGAGCACGCGCGCGAAGCCGGGATCGACGTCAAGCTGAGCGTGGACCACGCAGAGCTGCCGGAGAGCCTGAGCCTGTCCGTGCACCGGATCGTCCAGGAATCGCTGACCAACGTGGTCAAGCACGCCGCCGCGAAGCACTGCGAGGTGGTGATTTCGGTGGACGAGCACAACGTCCGGATCGAGGTGACCGACGACGGCCGCGGCCCCGGCGCCGGTTCGGGCGGGCACGGTCTGCTCGGCATGCGTGAACGCGTGATGATGTACGGCGGTGCCTTCGAAGCGGGCGCGGCACCCCCCGGCGGTTTCCGCGTGCACGCCCGCCTGCCTCGTGAGGTGAACCCGTGA
- a CDS encoding ATP-binding cassette domain-containing protein — MPNHAIEASGLVKTYGKGAKAVPALAGLGFTVPAGIVFGLLGPNGAGKSTTVRILTTLAAPDAGQATVAGIDVRRHPGRVRRVIGSVSQKPAFDPVSTGRENLLLQGHLHGLPAASARSRAKELLDRFGLTDAADRPAGKWSGGMQRKLDVALGLVARPSVLFLDEPTTGLDPEARAEMWAEITRLSGEDGLTVLLTTHYLEEADQLAARLVIVDRGQVVATGSPEELKNELNGDSVHAELSTVEDLGAARRALEPVAGEISVDGLTLRARVSAGATALPRVLAALGSAGVEPVSIGTARPSLDEVYLRHAGRDFGTADTVAGGAR; from the coding sequence GTGCCCAACCACGCCATCGAAGCCTCGGGTCTGGTCAAGACCTACGGCAAGGGCGCCAAGGCCGTGCCCGCGCTGGCCGGGCTCGGCTTCACCGTGCCGGCCGGCATCGTGTTCGGCCTGCTCGGCCCGAACGGCGCCGGCAAGTCCACCACCGTCAGGATCCTCACCACGCTGGCCGCGCCCGACGCCGGGCAGGCCACCGTCGCCGGGATCGACGTCCGCCGCCACCCCGGCCGGGTGCGCCGCGTGATCGGCAGCGTCTCGCAGAAACCGGCCTTCGACCCGGTCAGCACCGGCCGTGAGAACCTGCTGCTGCAGGGCCATCTGCACGGGCTGCCCGCCGCGTCGGCGCGGAGCCGGGCGAAGGAACTGCTCGACCGGTTCGGGCTCACCGACGCCGCCGACCGACCGGCCGGCAAGTGGTCCGGCGGCATGCAGCGCAAGCTGGACGTCGCACTCGGCCTCGTCGCCCGGCCCAGCGTGCTGTTCCTGGACGAGCCGACCACCGGCCTCGACCCGGAGGCCAGGGCCGAGATGTGGGCGGAGATCACCCGGTTGTCCGGTGAGGACGGCCTTACCGTGCTGCTGACCACCCACTACCTGGAGGAAGCCGACCAGCTGGCCGCGCGGCTGGTGATCGTCGACCGCGGCCAGGTGGTGGCCACCGGCAGCCCGGAGGAACTCAAGAACGAGCTGAACGGCGACAGCGTGCACGCCGAGCTGTCCACTGTGGAGGATCTGGGCGCGGCCCGCCGGGCGCTGGAACCAGTGGCGGGTGAGATCAGCGTGGACGGGCTCACGCTGCGCGCCCGGGTCAGCGCCGGGGCCACCGCGCTGCCGCGGGTGCTCGCCGCGCTCGGCAGCGCCGGCGTCGAGCCGGTGTCGATCGGCACCGCGCGCCCGTCGCTGGACGAGGTGTACCTGCGGCACGCCGGTCGTGACTTCGGCACCGCCGACACCGTGGCGGGAGGTGCCCGATGA
- a CDS encoding copper resistance CopC family protein, whose amino-acid sequence MKRTAVSLLLTAFALLATAGAAGAHTKLESSDPAQGATLDAAPSQLTLRFSELVKVETSKVTVTGPNASQWQVGTLAAKGPVLTVPVTPVGPAGEYAVNYEVTSADGHTVNGTTRFTLTKEAAPAAGAAPSSAPAVPNTPTSAPPETTSQGVGVLAVEDNSPPVWIWFAGAAVLLVIVVGVALAVVRKRG is encoded by the coding sequence ATGAAGCGCACCGCCGTGTCGCTGTTGCTGACCGCCTTCGCCCTGCTGGCCACCGCCGGTGCGGCGGGCGCGCACACCAAGCTCGAGTCCAGCGACCCGGCGCAGGGCGCCACGCTGGACGCCGCCCCCAGCCAGCTCACGCTGCGGTTCAGCGAGCTGGTGAAGGTCGAGACCAGCAAGGTCACCGTGACCGGGCCGAACGCGTCGCAGTGGCAGGTCGGCACGCTCGCCGCCAAGGGCCCGGTGCTGACCGTGCCGGTCACGCCGGTCGGCCCGGCGGGGGAGTACGCGGTGAACTACGAGGTCACCAGCGCCGACGGGCACACGGTCAACGGCACCACCCGCTTCACCCTGACCAAGGAGGCCGCGCCGGCGGCGGGCGCGGCTCCTTCGTCCGCGCCCGCCGTGCCGAACACGCCGACGTCGGCACCGCCGGAGACGACCAGTCAGGGCGTCGGCGTGCTGGCCGTCGAGGACAACAGCCCGCCGGTGTGGATCTGGTTTGCCGGAGCGGCCGTGCTGCTGGTCATCGTGGTCGGCGTGGCCCTCGCCGTGGTGCGCAAGCGCGGCTGA
- a CDS encoding VOC family protein produces the protein MKAQLVSIMVNDQDRAERFYTDKLGFQVKHNIDVGGARWLTVVPPDEPDGVEILLEPAGYEFARTYQAELYKTNMPFTMLFSEDIHKEYAQLVERGVEFRGEPAETMGGISAVFDDTCGNLLMLMQVTEPA, from the coding sequence ATGAAGGCCCAGCTGGTGAGCATCATGGTCAACGACCAGGACCGGGCGGAGCGGTTCTACACGGACAAACTGGGCTTCCAGGTCAAGCACAACATCGACGTGGGCGGTGCGCGCTGGCTGACCGTGGTCCCCCCGGACGAGCCCGACGGCGTGGAAATCCTGCTGGAGCCGGCGGGCTACGAGTTCGCGCGCACCTACCAGGCCGAGCTCTACAAAACGAACATGCCGTTCACCATGCTGTTCTCCGAGGACATCCACAAGGAGTACGCGCAGCTGGTCGAGCGCGGTGTGGAGTTCCGAGGTGAGCCCGCCGAAACCATGGGCGGCATCAGCGCGGTCTTCGACGACACCTGCGGCAACCTGCTCATGCTGATGCAGGTCACCGAGCCCGCCTGA
- a CDS encoding MerR family transcriptional regulator, translating to MFAIGEFARLGRVSVRMLRHYDNIGLLRPGHVDEASGYRYYDAAQLRDLNRVVALKDLGFTLEQVREIIGEKLNPEELRGMLRLRRAQLEAQISADTDRLDRVEARLRTIEREGHMNTEDVLLKPVAALRVAELSGVAASFAPDDIGPVVQPLFGELCRRLDDAGLRIVAPTIAYYESVADERVRVHAAAPVALESGRQHDFDVVDLPALDAAATVLHQGSMDEVDRTIQTLAYWIEEHGYTSVGYPREVYLDYCNEEPDRGVTELQVLVRR from the coding sequence GTGTTCGCCATCGGGGAATTCGCCAGGCTCGGCCGGGTTTCGGTGCGCATGCTCCGGCACTACGACAACATCGGCCTGCTGCGGCCCGGTCACGTGGACGAGGCCAGCGGCTACCGCTACTACGACGCGGCCCAGTTGCGTGACCTCAACCGCGTGGTTGCCTTGAAGGACTTGGGTTTCACGCTCGAACAGGTCCGCGAGATCATCGGCGAGAAGCTCAATCCCGAGGAACTGCGCGGCATGCTGCGACTGCGGCGCGCGCAGCTCGAAGCGCAGATCTCCGCCGACACCGACCGGCTCGACCGCGTCGAGGCGCGGCTGCGCACCATCGAGCGCGAAGGCCACATGAACACCGAGGACGTGCTCCTCAAGCCGGTCGCCGCGCTGCGGGTCGCCGAGCTTTCCGGGGTGGCGGCCAGTTTCGCCCCCGACGACATCGGACCCGTGGTGCAGCCGCTGTTCGGTGAGCTGTGCCGTCGCCTCGACGATGCGGGCCTCCGGATCGTCGCGCCCACGATCGCGTACTACGAATCGGTGGCCGACGAGCGGGTGCGGGTGCACGCCGCGGCACCGGTGGCGCTGGAAAGCGGCCGCCAACACGACTTCGACGTGGTGGACCTGCCCGCGCTCGACGCCGCCGCGACGGTGCTGCACCAGGGCTCGATGGACGAGGTCGACCGCACCATCCAGACGCTGGCGTACTGGATCGAGGAACACGGCTACACCTCGGTCGGCTACCCGCGTGAGGTCTATCTCGACTACTGCAACGAGGAACCGGACCGCGGGGTGACCGAGCTGCAGGTGCTCGTCCGGCGGTGA
- a CDS encoding response regulator, which yields MIRVLVADDQALLRGSFRVLVNSAPDYQVVAEAGNGAEAVELARREQPDVVLMDVRMPEVDGIEATRRISQETSGVRVLMLTTFDLDEYVFAALRAGASGFLLKDTPPADLLSAIGVVAAGDSLLAPAITRRLIEEFTRQGGSAQRPSRELDLLTTREREVLTLVARGLSNTELGEHLRVSQATVKTHIGHLLAKLHARDRAQLVIAAYESGLVTPAR from the coding sequence GTGATCCGTGTGCTGGTGGCCGACGACCAGGCCCTGCTGCGCGGCAGTTTCCGCGTGCTGGTGAACAGCGCGCCGGACTACCAGGTGGTCGCCGAAGCCGGGAATGGGGCCGAAGCCGTCGAACTGGCCAGGCGCGAGCAGCCGGACGTGGTGCTGATGGACGTGCGCATGCCGGAAGTCGACGGCATCGAGGCCACGCGCCGGATCAGCCAGGAGACCAGCGGGGTGCGCGTGCTCATGCTGACCACCTTCGACCTGGACGAATACGTGTTCGCCGCGTTGCGCGCGGGCGCGAGCGGGTTCCTGCTCAAGGACACCCCACCGGCGGACCTGCTGTCCGCGATCGGTGTGGTCGCGGCGGGCGACAGCCTGCTCGCCCCGGCCATCACCCGGCGGCTGATCGAGGAGTTCACCCGGCAGGGCGGCTCGGCACAGCGCCCATCCCGCGAACTCGACCTGCTCACCACGCGCGAACGCGAGGTGCTGACGCTGGTCGCGCGCGGGCTGTCCAACACCGAACTCGGCGAGCACCTGCGCGTCAGCCAGGCGACGGTGAAAACCCACATCGGCCACCTGCTGGCCAAGCTGCACGCCCGCGACCGGGCGCAGCTGGTGATCGCCGCCTACGAAAGCGGGCTGGTCACTCCGGCGCGATGA
- a CDS encoding FAD-binding oxidoreductase — protein sequence MTYLHPGDPGFEDEAAGFQTAFRHEAKVIAAVENADDVRAAVRHAREQGLPVSVQATGHGFTTPATGMLISTRRRRGVRVDPVTRTAWIEAGARWQDVLAETGAHGLAPLSGSGPGVGAVSYALGGGVGLLARRHGFAADHVRRVELVTYDGELIDVTAESEPDLFWALRGGRNGFGVVTGIEIALFPVATIYGGGMYFGPELLSEVLRGFREWTDTVPEELTSSLGMVPMPDVPGVPEPLRGKHIAHLRVAYCGAPDEGERLVAPLRELGPRLMERFAEIPYADAARTIFSEPDTPHGYYGDTALLSDLPPGISDRIVELAGPDAPIGLVTEVRHLGGALSRPPAVPNAVSHREARYQLMALSGPGEDAHAAQERVFAEVEPWTLGRALNFAYGERSTSRAFHSPEVERRLAELRRAR from the coding sequence ATGACCTACCTGCACCCCGGCGACCCCGGCTTCGAGGACGAGGCAGCCGGTTTCCAGACCGCCTTCCGGCACGAGGCGAAGGTGATCGCCGCCGTGGAGAACGCGGACGACGTGCGTGCCGCGGTGCGTCACGCCCGCGAGCAGGGCCTGCCCGTTTCGGTGCAGGCGACCGGGCACGGCTTCACCACACCCGCCACCGGGATGCTGATCAGCACCCGCCGCCGGCGCGGGGTGCGGGTCGATCCGGTCACCAGGACCGCCTGGATCGAAGCGGGCGCGCGGTGGCAGGACGTGCTCGCGGAGACCGGCGCGCACGGGCTCGCGCCACTGTCCGGCAGCGGCCCCGGCGTGGGTGCGGTGTCGTACGCGCTCGGCGGCGGCGTCGGCCTGCTCGCCCGGCGCCACGGGTTCGCCGCCGACCACGTGCGGCGGGTCGAACTGGTCACCTACGACGGTGAACTCATCGACGTGACCGCCGAAAGCGAGCCCGATCTGTTCTGGGCGCTTCGCGGCGGGCGCAACGGTTTCGGCGTGGTCACCGGCATCGAGATCGCGTTGTTCCCGGTCGCCACGATCTACGGCGGCGGCATGTACTTCGGCCCCGAACTGCTGTCCGAGGTCCTGCGTGGTTTTCGCGAGTGGACGGACACCGTGCCCGAGGAGCTGACCTCCTCACTCGGCATGGTGCCGATGCCGGACGTTCCCGGCGTGCCGGAACCGTTGCGCGGCAAGCACATCGCGCATCTGCGAGTGGCGTACTGCGGCGCGCCGGACGAAGGCGAACGCCTGGTCGCGCCGTTGCGTGAACTCGGCCCGCGCCTGATGGAGCGGTTCGCCGAGATCCCCTACGCCGACGCGGCACGCACGATCTTCAGCGAGCCGGACACCCCGCACGGCTACTACGGCGACACCGCGCTGCTGAGCGATCTCCCGCCGGGCATCTCGGATCGGATCGTCGAACTGGCCGGACCGGACGCGCCGATCGGCCTGGTGACCGAGGTGCGGCACCTCGGCGGCGCGCTGTCCCGGCCGCCCGCCGTGCCGAACGCCGTCAGCCACCGCGAGGCGCGGTACCAGCTCATGGCGCTGTCCGGGCCGGGTGAAGACGCGCACGCGGCCCAGGAGCGGGTGTTCGCCGAGGTCGAACCGTGGACCCTGGGCCGCGCGCTGAACTTCGCCTACGGAGAGCGATCGACCTCGCGCGCGTTCCACTCCCCCGAGGTCGAACGGCGGCTGGCCGAACTCAGGCGGGCTCGGTGA
- a CDS encoding class I SAM-dependent methyltransferase, with translation MTEVNDPAPHPHATEEEVKAAFGDPKLANVLYHDWEAGTYDEKWSISYDERCISYATDVFRAVAGEEDTPYPTAMELGSGTGFFLLNLMQGGVIKKGSVTDLSPGMVQVALRNAENLGLDVDGRVADAERIPYPDNTFDLVVGHAVLHHIPDVPAAFREVLRVLKPGGRFVFAGEPTKIGNFYARRLGQLTWWLTTNVTKLPALSAWRRPQEELDESSRAAALEAVVDLHTFDPSELEGMALGAGAVDVRAVTEEFAAALAGWPIRTFEAAVPQEKLTVRWRLFAYHLWLRLSALDKKLLAKVLPRELFYNVMITGTKPPAATGL, from the coding sequence ATGACCGAGGTGAACGACCCGGCGCCGCACCCGCACGCCACCGAGGAAGAGGTCAAGGCCGCGTTCGGCGACCCGAAGCTGGCCAACGTGCTCTACCACGACTGGGAAGCCGGGACCTACGACGAGAAGTGGTCCATCTCCTACGACGAGCGCTGCATCAGCTACGCCACCGACGTGTTCCGCGCGGTCGCCGGTGAGGAGGACACGCCGTACCCGACGGCGATGGAGCTGGGCAGCGGCACCGGCTTCTTCCTGCTGAACCTGATGCAGGGCGGGGTGATCAAGAAGGGCTCGGTCACCGACCTCTCACCGGGCATGGTGCAGGTCGCGCTGCGCAACGCGGAGAACCTGGGCCTGGACGTGGACGGGCGGGTGGCCGACGCCGAGCGCATCCCGTACCCGGACAACACCTTCGACCTGGTGGTGGGGCACGCGGTGCTGCACCACATCCCGGACGTGCCCGCCGCCTTCCGCGAGGTGCTGCGCGTGCTCAAGCCGGGCGGGCGGTTCGTCTTCGCCGGGGAGCCGACCAAGATCGGCAACTTCTACGCGCGGCGGCTCGGCCAGCTCACCTGGTGGCTGACCACCAACGTGACCAAGCTGCCCGCGCTCTCGGCGTGGCGGCGGCCGCAGGAGGAACTGGACGAGTCCTCGCGGGCGGCGGCCCTGGAGGCCGTGGTGGACCTGCACACCTTCGACCCGTCGGAACTCGAGGGCATGGCGCTGGGCGCGGGCGCGGTGGACGTGCGCGCGGTGACCGAGGAGTTCGCCGCGGCGCTCGCGGGCTGGCCGATCCGGACCTTCGAAGCGGCGGTGCCGCAGGAGAAGCTGACCGTGCGGTGGCGGCTGTTCGCCTACCACCTGTGGCTGCGGCTGTCCGCTTTGGACAAGAAGCTGCTGGCGAAGGTGCTGCCGCGTGAGCTGTTCTACAACGTGATGATCACCGGCACCAAGCCGCCTGCCGCGACCGGGCTGTAG
- a CDS encoding ABC transporter permease, with the protein MTTFASHTGRLTAHALRRLSRQPAYLLFNLVQPMVWLLLFGELFRRVAELPGFGTGDYLTYLTPGVIVMTAMMSAGWAGTSFIDDMERGVMDRYLTSPASRGALIAGSLAHQSVVTVIQSLIVFGVGLLAGARYDGGILGVLVVLGAAVLLSIVFGALSDAIALLVRQQEALIGISQFLALPLAFLSSVMMAPSLLPGWVGTVAEYNPVDWAAVAGREALTAAPDWARVLGHGGLLLALAVLMGWLATRAFRVYQRSS; encoded by the coding sequence ATGACCACCTTCGCCTCGCACACCGGCAGGCTCACCGCGCACGCGCTGCGGCGGCTCTCGCGGCAACCGGCCTACCTGCTGTTCAACCTGGTCCAGCCGATGGTGTGGCTGCTGCTGTTCGGCGAGCTGTTCCGTCGTGTGGCCGAGTTGCCGGGCTTCGGCACTGGCGACTACCTGACCTACCTGACGCCGGGCGTGATCGTGATGACCGCGATGATGTCGGCCGGCTGGGCCGGCACGTCGTTCATCGACGACATGGAGCGCGGTGTGATGGACCGCTACCTCACCTCACCCGCCAGCCGGGGCGCGCTGATCGCGGGTTCGCTGGCGCACCAGTCGGTGGTCACGGTGATCCAGTCGCTGATCGTGTTCGGCGTCGGCCTGCTCGCCGGGGCGCGCTACGACGGCGGAATCCTCGGCGTGCTGGTGGTGCTGGGCGCCGCGGTGCTGCTGTCGATCGTCTTCGGCGCGTTGTCCGACGCGATCGCGTTGCTGGTGCGCCAGCAGGAGGCGCTGATCGGCATCTCGCAGTTCCTGGCGCTGCCGCTGGCTTTCCTGTCGTCGGTGATGATGGCGCCGTCGCTGCTGCCGGGCTGGGTCGGCACGGTCGCCGAGTACAACCCGGTGGACTGGGCCGCCGTGGCCGGGCGCGAAGCGCTCACCGCGGCCCCGGACTGGGCCCGGGTCCTCGGCCACGGCGGGCTGCTGCTGGCGCTGGCGGTGCTGATGGGCTGGCTGGCCACCCGGGCGTTCCGGGTGTACCAGCGTTCCTCCTGA
- a CDS encoding poly-gamma-glutamate hydrolase family protein produces MTGLRAATDRYLSNTELYADPALTEHLDYARWFRHSGGTPVVLAPHGGRIEPGTSELCLAVARVSTCDYWLFEGLRDERRLHVTSSRCDDPVALALCAGTDRALSLHGCITLPREGVLIGGLDTEFGGIVHEELGARGIETLDAAEHPALAGRSPRNIVNRTRSGMGVQLELPLALRDAMRDGTPLFESFVDGVATALHRVWPDA; encoded by the coding sequence ATGACGGGGTTGCGCGCGGCTACGGACCGGTACCTGTCGAACACCGAGCTGTACGCGGATCCCGCGCTGACCGAGCATCTCGACTACGCCAGGTGGTTCCGGCATTCCGGTGGCACGCCTGTGGTGCTGGCCCCGCACGGCGGCCGGATCGAGCCGGGCACCTCGGAGCTGTGCCTCGCCGTCGCCCGAGTGTCCACATGCGACTACTGGCTGTTCGAAGGACTGCGTGACGAGCGGCGCCTGCACGTGACCTCCAGCCGGTGCGACGACCCGGTGGCGCTGGCCCTGTGCGCGGGCACCGACCGCGCGCTGAGCCTGCACGGCTGCATCACGCTGCCCCGCGAAGGCGTGCTGATCGGCGGCCTGGACACCGAATTCGGCGGAATCGTGCACGAGGAACTCGGCGCGCGCGGCATCGAGACCCTCGACGCGGCCGAGCACCCGGCGCTCGCCGGGCGGTCGCCACGCAACATCGTCAACCGGACCCGCTCCGGCATGGGCGTGCAACTGGAACTCCCGCTCGCCCTCCGCGACGCGATGCGTGACGGCACCCCGCTGTTCGAATCCTTTGTCGACGGTGTGGCGACGGCACTGCACCGCGTCTGGCCGGACGCTTGA